CGTGATTACATCATCAACCACAACGATCGGTGTTCCTATTGGAAGCTGATTTTCGATCTTGTTCATCGTTCCGTGCTTTTTTGGCTCTTTTCGAACTATCGAACCGTGAACGGTACTAAGGCCTCTCTGGTAGGCCATCAACGCAACCGCGGCTGAGATGAAATCAGCGCCCATCGTCATTCCTCCAATTGCCGTAGGACGCTTCGGGAACGCTTCTATTTCTCGAAGAACTTCGGATGCAATGAGAGCCAATCCTTCACCTTCGAGAGTAATCGCCTTACAGTCAAAATAGAATCCGGACTTTTCCCCGGTGGCAAGGGTAAAGCCTTGGCTAGTTATCAAACATTTCTGCTCGATCAGTTGCCGGAGGCGCTCGCGTTCGTCTGTCATATTCGCTCTCTAGAAACGCTATTCGCACAGAAATAAATTGCGGCTACGTCGGGCCTTCTTATTATGCCGTTTTGGGCATGCCCGATCCACCGAAGTACAACGCATCGGGGTCAACACGTCAAGCAAGGTGGTTTTGCCTGCTCCGTTCGGACCAATGATGGCGACTATTCGCGAGTTCGGGAATCGAAGATGCACCGCCATCGAGCGATTTAGAAAGGCCCTCACGGCGTAGCATGTCAAATGAATAGAATAGATAAGCCATCTTTCAGCTACCTTCAGGTCTATCGTTTGGCCCGGCAGTTTTAGCTAACGTACGTCAAGCGTACTATATAGACGATTTAATTTAACCTCTTGAGGAATAGCCGATGACGACTCTTACTGCCAGCGAGGCGAGGTCGAATCTCTATCGCTTGATAGACGAAGCGGCTTCCACCCACACTCCCATCCTCATCACCGGCACGCGCTCGAATGCCGTCTTATAGCTGAGGAAGACTGGCGCGCCATCCAGGAGACTGTGTACCTATTGTCCATTCCTGGCATGAGAGAGTCCATTCGCGAGGGGTTTAATACGCCCATCGAGGAATGCGCCAAGGACTCTGGCTGGTGAAATGGCAGGTCTTTACCAGGCAGGCCCAAAGAGACGCCAAGAAATTG
This Pseudomonadota bacterium DNA region includes the following protein-coding sequences:
- the pyrE gene encoding orotate phosphoribosyltransferase, giving the protein MTDERERLRQLIEQKCLITSQGFTLATGEKSGFYFDCKAITLEGEGLALIASEVLREIEAFPKRPTAIGGMTMGADFISAAVALMAYQRGLSTVHGSIVRKEPKKHGTMNKIENQLPIGTPIVVVDDVITSGSSTIKACEEFSAAGYEIVGIIAIVDREAGGKQRLEQSYGHVRPLFQTSDFPALTQNPGSKGTQPKRTAARSSRETGVLLQAVALTLIK
- a CDS encoding ATP-binding cassette domain-containing protein — protein: MAVHLRFPNSRIVAIIGPNGAGKTTLLDVLTPMRCTSVDRACPKRHNKKARRSRNLFLCE